A DNA window from Streptomyces sp. B21-083 contains the following coding sequences:
- the zwf gene encoding glucose-6-phosphate dehydrogenase, which produces MSSSNPLRDPADRRLPRIAGPSGLVIFGVTGDLSRKKLMPAVYDLANRGLLPPGFSLVGFARREWANEDFAAEVHDAVKEHARTPFREEVWQQLIQGMRFVQGTFDDDESFERLRSTIEELDKAQGTGGNFAFYLSVPPSAFPVVIKQLKKHGLADQDNGSWRRAVIEKPFGHDLKSAEDLNTTVEEVFAPDQVFRIDHYLGKETVQNILALRFANQMFEPIWNRSFVDHVQITMAEDIGIGGRAGYYDGIGAARDVIQNHLLQLMALTAMEEPASFDADALAAEKTKVLGAVKLPQDLGKNTVRGQYAAGWQGGEKAIGYLQEDGIDPKSKTDTYAAIKVEVDNRRWAGVPFYLRTGKRLGRRVTEIAVVFQRAPHSPFDHTATEELGQNAIVIRVQPDEGITVRFGSKVPGTSMEIRDVSMDFAYGESFTESSPEAYERLILDVLLGDSNLFPRTEEVELSWRILDPIEQHWDKHGKPAQYPSGTWGPVEADEMLERDGRSWRRP; this is translated from the coding sequence TTGTCAAGCAGCAACCCGCTGCGTGACCCCGCAGACCGACGGCTCCCGCGTATCGCGGGGCCGTCGGGCCTGGTCATCTTCGGGGTCACCGGCGACCTGTCACGCAAAAAGCTGATGCCTGCCGTGTACGACCTCGCCAACCGCGGGTTGCTGCCACCGGGCTTCTCCCTCGTCGGTTTCGCCCGCCGTGAATGGGCGAACGAGGACTTCGCGGCGGAGGTCCACGACGCCGTCAAGGAGCACGCCCGTACGCCGTTCCGTGAGGAGGTCTGGCAGCAGCTCATCCAGGGGATGCGCTTCGTCCAGGGCACCTTCGACGACGACGAGTCCTTCGAGCGGCTGCGCTCGACGATCGAGGAGCTGGACAAGGCGCAGGGGACGGGCGGCAACTTCGCCTTCTACCTCTCCGTGCCGCCGTCCGCCTTCCCGGTGGTCATCAAGCAGCTGAAGAAGCACGGTCTGGCGGACCAGGACAACGGTTCCTGGCGGCGTGCGGTCATCGAGAAGCCCTTCGGCCACGACCTCAAGTCGGCCGAGGACCTCAACACGACCGTCGAGGAGGTCTTCGCCCCGGACCAGGTCTTCCGGATCGACCACTACCTCGGCAAGGAGACCGTCCAGAACATTCTGGCGCTCCGCTTCGCCAACCAGATGTTCGAGCCGATCTGGAACCGGTCCTTCGTGGACCACGTGCAGATCACGATGGCCGAGGACATCGGCATCGGCGGCCGGGCCGGCTACTACGACGGCATCGGCGCGGCCCGTGACGTCATCCAGAACCACCTTCTCCAGCTGATGGCCCTGACGGCCATGGAGGAACCGGCCTCCTTCGACGCGGACGCGCTGGCCGCCGAGAAGACCAAGGTGCTCGGCGCGGTCAAGCTGCCGCAGGACCTCGGCAAGAACACGGTCCGCGGACAGTACGCGGCGGGCTGGCAGGGTGGCGAGAAGGCCATCGGCTACCTCCAGGAAGACGGCATCGACCCCAAGTCGAAGACCGACACCTACGCGGCGATCAAGGTCGAGGTCGACAACCGCCGCTGGGCGGGTGTCCCCTTCTATCTGCGCACCGGCAAGCGTCTCGGCCGCCGCGTCACCGAGATCGCGGTGGTCTTCCAGCGCGCGCCCCACTCCCCGTTCGACCACACGGCGACGGAGGAACTGGGCCAGAACGCGATCGTCATCCGCGTCCAGCCCGACGAGGGCATCACGGTCCGCTTCGGCTCCAAGGTGCCCGGCACCTCGATGGAGATCCGTGACGTGTCCATGGACTTCGCGTACGGCGAGTCCTTCACGGAGTCGAGCCCCGAGGCGTACGAGCGTCTGATCCTGGACGTCCTCCTGGGCGACTCCAACCTCTTCCCGCGCACCGAGGAGGTCGAGCTGTCCTGGCGGATCCTCGACCCGATCGAGCAGCACTGGGACAAGCACGGCAAGCCCGCGCAGTACCCCTCGGGCACGTGGGGCCCCGTCGAGGCGGACGAAATGCTCGAACGAGACGGACGGAGCTGGCGGCGCCCATGA
- the tal gene encoding transaldolase: MTDALKRLSEEGVAIWLDDLSRQRITSGNLAELIDQQHVVGVTTNPSIFQKAISSGDGYEPQLTELAARKVTVEEAVRMITTADVRDAADILRPVFDSTQGQDGRVSIEVDPRLAHNTLSTVAEAKQLAWLVDRPNTLIKIPATEAGLPAITEVIGLGISVNITLIFSLARYRKVMDAYLAGLEKAKERGLDLSKIHSVASFFVSRVDTEIDKRIDALGTDEAKAARGKAGLANARLAYQAYEEVFSSDRWAALDKARANKQRPLWASTGVKDKAYKDTLYVDDLVAPNTVNTMPEATMFAAEDHGQITGNTIAGTYEQARAELDAVEKLGISYDEVVQLLEDEGVEKFEASWTDLLTSTEAELKRLAPSEG, from the coding sequence ATGACAGACGCACTCAAGCGCCTCTCCGAGGAGGGCGTCGCGATCTGGCTGGACGACCTGTCGCGCCAGCGGATCACGTCCGGCAACCTCGCCGAGCTGATCGACCAGCAGCACGTCGTGGGCGTCACGACCAACCCGTCGATCTTCCAGAAGGCGATCAGCAGCGGTGACGGCTACGAGCCGCAGCTCACCGAGCTCGCCGCCCGCAAGGTCACCGTCGAAGAGGCCGTCCGCATGATCACGACGGCGGACGTCCGTGACGCCGCCGACATCCTGCGTCCGGTCTTCGACTCGACGCAGGGCCAGGACGGCCGGGTGTCGATCGAGGTCGACCCCCGTCTCGCCCACAACACCCTCTCGACCGTCGCCGAGGCCAAGCAGCTGGCCTGGCTGGTGGACCGGCCGAACACGCTCATCAAGATCCCGGCCACCGAGGCGGGTCTTCCGGCGATCACCGAGGTCATCGGACTCGGGATCAGCGTCAACATCACGCTGATCTTCTCGCTGGCGCGTTACCGCAAGGTCATGGACGCCTACCTGGCGGGCCTGGAGAAGGCCAAGGAGCGCGGCCTGGACCTCTCCAAGATCCACTCCGTGGCGTCCTTCTTCGTGTCCCGCGTGGACACCGAGATCGACAAGAGGATCGACGCGCTGGGCACCGACGAGGCCAAGGCCGCCCGCGGCAAGGCCGGTCTGGCCAACGCGCGGCTCGCCTACCAGGCGTACGAGGAGGTCTTCTCGTCCGACCGCTGGGCGGCCCTCGACAAGGCGCGGGCCAACAAGCAGCGCCCGCTGTGGGCCTCGACGGGCGTCAAGGACAAGGCGTACAAGGACACCCTGTACGTCGACGACCTGGTCGCGCCGAACACGGTGAACACCATGCCGGAGGCGACCATGTTCGCCGCCGAGGACCACGGACAGATCACCGGCAACACCATCGCCGGTACGTACGAGCAGGCCCGCGCGGAACTCGACGCGGTCGAGAAGCTCGGGATCTCGTACGACGAAGTGGTCCAGCTGCTTGAGGACGAGGGCGTCGAGAAGTTCGAGGCGTCCTGGACCGACCTGCTCACGTCGACAGAGGCGGAACTGAAGCGCCTCGCCCCTTCGGAGGGCTGA